The following are from one region of the Peromyscus leucopus breed LL Stock chromosome 18, UCI_PerLeu_2.1, whole genome shotgun sequence genome:
- the Atxn7l3b gene encoding ataxin-7-like protein 3B yields MEEISLANLDTNKLEAIAQEIYVDLIEDSCLGFCFEVHRAVKCGYFYLEFADTGSVKDFGIQPVEDKGACRHPLCALPGDPGNGPQTELQRSPPEFQ; encoded by the coding sequence ATGGAGGAGATCTCGTTGGCCAACTTGGATACTAACAAGCTGGAGGCCATCGCCCAGGAGATCTACGTAGACCTGATAGAGGATTCCTGCCTGGGCTTCTGCTTTGAGGTGCACCGGGCGGTCAAGTGTGGCTACTTCTACCTGGAGTTCGCGGACACCGGGAGCGTGAAGGATTTTGGCATCCAGCCCGTGGAAGACAAAGGAGCATGCCGCCACCCGCTTTGCGCCCTGCCGGGGGACCCCGGGAACGGGCCCCAGACGGAGCTGCAGCGTTCGCCGCCCGAATTCCAGTAG